A portion of the Sphaerochaeta pleomorpha str. Grapes genome contains these proteins:
- a CDS encoding GntR family transcriptional regulator → MNHQKIQPTTVADSVYLRIKNAIIIGELKAGEHLVQEEFTKDLGVSRTPVRDAFRRLESEGLVVNRPYYGATVFMPSKEQVLEIYEIRILIEQYCASRTSKVATDDELKTLKSINDRMAEVSPSSKEYMQLDFEFHKHIGELSGCTKSTLEILEGLLNKSSSFKSIYYSMVGGSQATIAMHSDIVEALFNRDEEAVKKAIADHLNHVLNRVISSNILV, encoded by the coding sequence ATGAACCATCAAAAGATCCAACCCACGACAGTTGCTGATTCTGTCTACCTTCGGATAAAAAATGCAATCATAATTGGTGAATTGAAAGCAGGAGAACATCTTGTCCAGGAGGAGTTCACGAAGGATCTTGGCGTGAGCCGTACTCCCGTAAGGGATGCTTTCAGAAGACTCGAGTCAGAGGGGCTTGTGGTAAATAGACCATATTATGGTGCTACGGTATTTATGCCATCAAAAGAACAAGTCCTTGAGATATATGAAATCAGAATACTCATTGAACAATATTGTGCTTCGAGAACCAGTAAAGTAGCTACTGATGACGAACTGAAAACTCTAAAAAGTATTAACGACAGGATGGCGGAGGTTTCCCCTTCATCAAAAGAGTACATGCAACTTGATTTTGAGTTTCACAAGCATATCGGTGAGCTTTCCGGTTGTACAAAATCGACATTGGAAATTCTGGAAGGCCTCCTGAATAAAAGTAGCAGTTTCAAATCAATATACTATTCTATGGTCGGTGGATCGCAAGCAACCATCGCCATGCATTCTGATATCGTTGAGGCTTTATTCAATCGGGATGAAGAAGCAGTGAAAAAGGCCATAGCCGATCATCTAAACCATGTTCTCAATAGGGTCATTTCATCAAATATTCTCGTGTGA
- a CDS encoding MerR family transcriptional regulator, with protein MLSIGEFSNICRVSTKTLRYYAEIGLILPDKVNPENGYRYYSIGQLETMLYINRLKTYNFSLEEIKTILESEELQDEKLCLALTRKKNEIEKKEQEISRTLDQLSNDISSLKQGKSIMSYLKGIDIQLVEVSRMYLLSMRKMIQEYGFSEEYSNCFGALFRKIADDNLTVAAPPMVLFHSAEFSPLGLDTEFAIPVKEYVTGTRDFSPGLCLKTVLVGSYSGLSSVYTKQREWAEGEGYESSNALYEVYVTDPSQVTKESELITEIYYPVKKKASNS; from the coding sequence ATGTTGTCTATCGGAGAATTTTCAAATATCTGTAGGGTTTCCACAAAGACGCTTCGCTATTATGCGGAGATAGGGCTGATTCTGCCTGATAAAGTCAACCCTGAAAATGGTTATAGATATTACTCTATTGGGCAATTGGAAACGATGCTATATATCAATCGGCTGAAAACGTACAATTTTTCTTTGGAAGAAATCAAGACCATACTTGAATCAGAAGAACTCCAGGACGAAAAACTCTGCTTGGCACTTACCAGAAAGAAAAATGAAATTGAGAAAAAAGAACAAGAAATTTCAAGAACGTTAGACCAATTGAGTAATGATATTTCAAGTTTGAAACAAGGCAAATCAATTATGTCCTATCTAAAAGGCATTGATATCCAACTTGTGGAAGTCTCAAGGATGTACCTTCTCTCTATGCGAAAAATGATTCAGGAATATGGTTTTTCTGAAGAATACAGCAATTGTTTTGGTGCCTTATTCAGAAAAATTGCAGATGACAATCTAACTGTAGCCGCTCCTCCAATGGTGCTTTTTCACAGTGCGGAATTTAGTCCACTTGGTTTGGATACTGAATTTGCCATTCCCGTAAAAGAGTATGTTACCGGTACAAGGGATTTTTCTCCGGGGCTATGCTTGAAGACAGTTCTCGTTGGTTCTTATTCTGGCCTCTCTTCCGTATACACCAAACAACGCGAATGGGCAGAAGGGGAAGGCTATGAATCCAGCAATGCCCTGTATGAAGTGTACGTAACTGACCCTTCCCAAGTTACCAAGGAAAGTGAGCTTATAACAGAGATTTATTATCCAGTCAAAAAGAAAGCATCAAATAGTTAG
- a CDS encoding GGDEF domain-containing phosphodiesterase, which yields MNYFEATLLSMVLMLAILVDVLRFPLLKKDRGSLFFAELAIAYSIFLVITILICLGRENIISYPIGIGRILWALHFLSFPVLLGMWMHFNAINVIDNEKLVNLLSLVHAIPLVVLIIITLIDIPQQRFYPFNPGYEHMAPVIGTYYMVSLCFFFCLAMFLSTLGHRKELQGSFLFISMLLPIAFTISFMTFYATHIHVMFVMVNSFMMVLYYLIGQRDSIRVDSLTGLPSYTLLKRKLIRIFRLRSSYAVIFLDIENFRYFNSRYGQFLGDQMLAKLAEFLKTIGRANEVYRVSDDQFCICLPSGADETAKIVTDQIKERMNQPWDLNGRTVFIQVNMAVINIPQQAETMEEFKQATSRLLLEIKMLRNKSLIIYTRESTVDHERKMNIISALRESIKFTEQILVYYQPIYDAKTEQLVSAEALIRIDDLHLGFLKPDEFITLAEQTGLIMQLTQIMLAKVCRFIKQIPEENSPLSHIAMNLSSEDFESKVIGKTLLDIIEQEGVKPKRIGFEITESVVLQSYETVSEVMVELSLKKIAFALDDFGTGYSNLRALIDLPYDYVKLDKSVIHAAMAKPSMLLLLTEMLQKMGKCVIAEGVETKEQLSMVRSAGIERVQGYYFSKPLEEEVFRDLILQAK from the coding sequence ATGAATTATTTTGAAGCCACTTTACTTTCTATGGTGCTTATGTTGGCCATTCTAGTCGATGTTTTACGATTCCCGTTACTTAAAAAAGATCGGGGAAGTCTTTTTTTCGCCGAGTTGGCGATTGCCTACTCGATATTCCTTGTCATCACAATCCTAATTTGCCTTGGTAGAGAAAATATCATTTCGTATCCAATAGGAATAGGTAGAATTCTTTGGGCATTGCATTTTCTTTCTTTCCCTGTTTTATTGGGAATGTGGATGCATTTCAATGCAATAAATGTAATTGACAATGAAAAGCTTGTTAATTTGCTTTCTCTCGTCCATGCTATTCCTCTCGTGGTGCTTATTATAATTACTCTCATCGATATACCACAACAACGCTTTTACCCGTTCAATCCTGGATATGAGCATATGGCTCCGGTCATCGGCACCTACTACATGGTATCTCTATGCTTTTTTTTCTGTCTGGCAATGTTCCTTTCAACATTGGGGCATCGGAAAGAACTGCAAGGTTCCTTTCTGTTTATCTCAATGCTTTTGCCAATTGCTTTTACCATATCGTTCATGACCTTCTATGCCACACATATTCATGTCATGTTTGTCATGGTGAACTCCTTCATGATGGTGCTCTACTATCTTATTGGGCAGCGGGATTCAATTAGAGTTGATTCTTTGACAGGATTGCCTTCCTATACGCTCTTGAAGCGTAAACTTATCAGAATTTTTCGATTAAGATCTTCCTATGCAGTAATTTTCCTTGACATTGAAAATTTCAGATATTTTAACTCCCGATATGGCCAATTCCTTGGAGACCAAATGCTTGCGAAACTAGCAGAGTTTCTTAAGACTATAGGGAGGGCTAATGAGGTTTATAGGGTTTCTGACGATCAATTTTGCATTTGTCTTCCATCCGGTGCAGACGAAACTGCAAAAATTGTAACCGACCAAATAAAAGAAAGAATGAATCAACCCTGGGACCTTAACGGGAGGACTGTTTTCATTCAAGTCAACATGGCTGTAATCAACATACCTCAGCAAGCAGAAACTATGGAAGAGTTCAAACAGGCCACTAGCCGATTACTGCTTGAGATAAAAATGCTACGCAATAAATCGCTCATTATTTATACCCGTGAAAGTACAGTTGACCATGAACGGAAAATGAATATCATATCTGCACTACGTGAGTCCATCAAATTTACCGAACAGATATTGGTATATTATCAACCAATCTATGATGCAAAGACTGAACAACTCGTATCTGCCGAAGCTTTGATAAGAATAGATGATTTACACCTAGGATTCCTTAAGCCAGACGAGTTTATAACTCTTGCAGAGCAGACCGGATTGATTATGCAACTCACACAAATCATGCTTGCCAAGGTTTGTAGATTCATCAAACAAATTCCTGAAGAAAATTCCCCATTGAGCCATATCGCCATGAATCTCTCTAGCGAGGACTTCGAATCGAAGGTCATTGGAAAAACTTTGCTAGATATTATTGAACAGGAAGGTGTCAAACCAAAACGGATTGGGTTTGAAATTACTGAATCGGTGGTGTTGCAATCGTATGAAACGGTATCTGAAGTCATGGTCGAATTATCACTGAAAAAAATTGCCTTTGCTTTGGACGATTTCGGGACAGGTTATTCAAATCTTCGAGCTTTGATAGATCTACCCTATGATTATGTAAAGTTGGATAAAAGCGTAATTCATGCAGCCATGGCAAAGCCTTCCATGCTCTTACTATTGACAGAGATGCTTCAAAAAATGGGTAAATGTGTGATAGCAGAAGGCGTAGAAACCAAAGAACAGCTATCCATGGTAAGAAGTGCTGGTATTGAGAGGGTGCAAGGGTATTATTTTTCGAAGCCATTGGAAGAGGAAGTCTTCCGTGATTTGATTTTGCAAGCGAAATAA
- a CDS encoding Tm-1-like ATP-binding domain-containing protein: MTIIAVIASFDTKYHEVAYVQQQIEELGCTPFLIDISTGPNPPLIAITADIPRDDVLRMGGSSWETIKKLDKGNAIKSMSDCVSKVIYTLHSERKIDGVLGMGGLQNTIICSAALRQLPLGFPKFICSTIASGNRYFDTVVGDKDITVMPSIVDFAGINPISEVVLANSVASVVGMVKYGKHEIDTHGKHYIGATLMGITNDTVMRAINNLTVKGENVISFHSTGIGGRVLDSQIRDGNIAAVMDLCLHEMTAEYFGGLGYSKGANNRLLAAAEMGIPSLICPGGIDFACLSKEDFFDDEDKRGFVWHSKDYLTHTRLWESEILDITRTIIQRVNCAKGITEIVLPLGGLRTMSRPGEFFFKPDTIKKMKVIFDEELKPEIVCKAFDLNFDDPDFADICANEMLALLEKGGLR, from the coding sequence GTGACCATTATTGCTGTCATTGCTAGTTTTGATACAAAATATCATGAAGTAGCATATGTCCAACAACAAATTGAAGAACTTGGATGTACACCATTCCTAATAGACATTAGTACTGGGCCGAACCCTCCGTTGATTGCGATTACCGCAGATATCCCGAGAGATGATGTTCTCAGGATGGGAGGATCTTCTTGGGAGACCATCAAAAAATTGGATAAAGGCAATGCAATCAAATCTATGTCTGATTGTGTTTCCAAAGTGATATATACCTTGCATAGCGAGCGAAAGATTGATGGTGTCTTGGGTATGGGCGGATTGCAGAACACTATTATATGTTCAGCGGCTTTACGCCAGCTTCCCCTTGGGTTTCCAAAATTCATTTGTTCGACTATTGCTAGTGGTAACCGATATTTTGATACTGTTGTTGGAGATAAGGATATTACGGTAATGCCTTCCATTGTCGATTTCGCCGGCATTAATCCGATCAGTGAAGTCGTCTTGGCAAATTCTGTGGCAAGTGTAGTAGGAATGGTAAAATATGGAAAGCACGAAATTGATACGCATGGAAAGCACTATATAGGTGCAACTTTGATGGGCATCACAAATGATACAGTTATGCGTGCAATAAACAATTTGACTGTAAAAGGGGAAAATGTTATCAGCTTCCATTCCACCGGTATAGGGGGAAGGGTACTTGATTCACAGATTCGAGATGGCAACATTGCGGCAGTAATGGATCTATGCTTGCATGAAATGACAGCGGAATATTTTGGAGGCCTTGGATACAGCAAAGGAGCTAACAATCGTTTGCTTGCTGCTGCAGAGATGGGAATCCCCAGTCTCATTTGCCCAGGGGGAATAGACTTTGCCTGTCTGAGCAAAGAAGATTTTTTTGACGATGAAGACAAACGGGGTTTTGTATGGCATTCCAAGGATTATCTAACGCATACAAGGCTTTGGGAAAGTGAAATCCTCGATATCACAAGAACAATTATTCAAAGAGTCAATTGCGCAAAAGGGATAACAGAGATTGTGTTGCCTCTTGGTGGACTGAGAACGATGAGCAGACCAGGGGAGTTTTTCTTCAAACCAGATACTATCAAGAAAATGAAAGTGATTTTCGATGAAGAATTAAAACCTGAAATAGTGTGTAAAGCTTTTGATTTGAATTTTGATGATCCGGATTTTGCAGATATTTGTGCTAACGAAATGCTGGCTCTTCTAGAAAAGGGGGGACTACGATGA
- a CDS encoding N-acyl homoserine lactonase family protein, with the protein MNNVRIRPMNTGFVTMIPSLYLYHHSAIKYYPNASNKEEDFPVFTYLIEGGEKLVLVDTGMADTKRADTYHHPGSYQPKGMSIVEQLDTIGYKPTDIDIVVFTHLHWDHCFYMEKFTNAQFIVHKKEYEFAMNPIPLYYKSYEAPELGIVRPFEGIQMTLVEGETEIIPNVRVFETPGHSVGHQAVEVDTNTGTYIICGDAIFILDNLKPIPQIHYNITPPNRYADIVETWHSIEKIKNRAQSEDRILTCHDRSMLERVKDTPVLG; encoded by the coding sequence GTGAATAATGTAAGAATTAGGCCGATGAACACAGGCTTTGTAACAATGATTCCTAGCTTGTATCTGTATCATCATTCCGCCATCAAGTATTATCCGAATGCATCAAATAAAGAGGAAGATTTTCCAGTTTTCACCTATCTGATTGAGGGTGGCGAAAAGTTGGTCCTTGTTGACACCGGTATGGCTGACACAAAACGAGCAGATACATACCATCATCCAGGCTCATATCAACCAAAAGGAATGTCCATCGTAGAGCAGCTCGATACAATTGGATATAAACCCACTGATATTGATATAGTTGTATTTACGCATCTTCATTGGGATCATTGCTTCTATATGGAAAAATTTACCAATGCACAATTTATCGTGCATAAAAAAGAATATGAATTTGCCATGAACCCAATTCCTCTCTATTACAAATCATATGAGGCACCTGAATTGGGAATCGTCAGACCTTTTGAAGGTATTCAGATGACTTTGGTAGAAGGTGAGACAGAGATAATCCCGAACGTTCGGGTTTTTGAAACCCCAGGTCATTCAGTTGGCCATCAAGCAGTTGAGGTAGATACCAATACGGGTACCTATATCATCTGTGGTGATGCCATCTTTATCCTGGATAACCTGAAACCGATTCCGCAGATTCATTACAACATTACGCCTCCTAATAGATATGCAGATATCGTTGAAACCTGGCATAGCATTGAGAAGATCAAAAATCGGGCACAGAGTGAAGATAGAATCTTGACGTGTCATGACAGATCAATGCTGGAACGTGTGAAAGATACACCTGTGCTTGGTTGA
- a CDS encoding class II aldolase/adducin family protein — protein MMEIISQYADLVDSLILAARKMYSFRYEMSDGGNLSMRVPGKDWMIVKGTNVAFDEIAISSLVVTDFEGNVIEGSCKPSKESLLHGVLYSALPHVNAIMHCHSPYATAWASDHDSLAFSTHHAREKLNFCPVVDTHSYVVPREYFTTIVNLFQENENLKSFILRGHGQVTVGKTMREAVYLAELVEETAQISVLSQAMKYHDEKGF, from the coding sequence ATGATGGAAATCATCTCTCAGTATGCCGACCTTGTTGATTCTCTTATCCTTGCGGCAAGAAAAATGTATTCGTTCCGTTATGAAATGAGTGATGGCGGTAATCTGAGTATGCGAGTACCTGGGAAAGATTGGATGATCGTGAAAGGTACAAATGTTGCTTTCGATGAAATAGCCATTTCATCATTGGTAGTCACCGATTTTGAAGGGAATGTCATTGAAGGTAGCTGCAAGCCATCAAAAGAGTCTTTGCTTCATGGGGTACTATACAGTGCTTTGCCGCATGTCAATGCAATTATGCATTGTCACTCACCCTATGCCACAGCATGGGCATCTGATCATGATTCCCTTGCATTTTCAACGCATCATGCGCGGGAGAAATTGAACTTTTGCCCTGTGGTCGATACCCACTCATATGTTGTTCCCCGAGAATATTTCACGACGATTGTAAATCTGTTTCAAGAGAACGAAAACCTGAAATCTTTTATTCTGAGGGGTCATGGCCAAGTGACGGTAGGAAAGACGATGAGAGAGGCAGTGTATCTTGCAGAATTAGTAGAAGAGACGGCACAGATATCGGTGCTCTCCCAAGCTATGAAATATCACGATGAGAAAGGTTTTTAG
- a CDS encoding serine hydrolase domain-containing protein, producing MNQEQFVALEKVINKDYSNIAGIVVLKDGQTLYEHYFNGCSDTSRIHVYSVTKSIVSLLIGIALDKGCIKSLDQKVLSFFPDYLVKKGERTIQKITLENLMTMTAPYKYKHVVPYVKYFTSDDSVTFTLDLLGGRGQIGKFRYTPLIGPDILSGILVKSTGQSVFDFATENVFSPLGITVKSNVTFHSKEEQFAFNKAKDISGWVADSTGVNTGGWGLTLSAMDMAKIGQLYLDGGMWNGKQIVSVKWINESIKEHSRWEKLNLSYGYLWWLIDEKEHACAAMGDGGNVIYFNTQKKIIISIASTFVKNAKDRLELIKEHIEPIFED from the coding sequence ATGAATCAAGAACAATTTGTAGCGTTGGAAAAGGTAATAAACAAGGATTATAGCAATATTGCAGGCATAGTTGTGCTGAAAGACGGCCAGACGCTCTATGAGCATTACTTTAATGGATGCTCAGATACTAGCCGGATCCATGTCTATTCAGTGACAAAAAGTATTGTTTCCCTATTGATCGGGATTGCCCTGGATAAGGGATGTATCAAAAGTCTCGACCAGAAAGTATTGTCTTTTTTCCCGGATTACCTAGTTAAAAAGGGAGAAAGAACAATACAGAAGATTACTCTTGAGAATCTGATGACAATGACAGCTCCGTATAAATATAAACACGTTGTTCCTTACGTAAAGTATTTCACAAGTGATGACTCGGTAACGTTTACGCTTGATTTACTGGGAGGTAGGGGACAGATAGGGAAATTTAGATACACCCCCCTCATAGGGCCTGATATTTTGTCAGGTATTCTTGTAAAGAGTACCGGGCAATCCGTATTTGATTTCGCGACAGAAAATGTCTTCTCGCCACTGGGAATTACTGTTAAGAGTAATGTGACTTTTCATAGTAAAGAGGAACAATTTGCATTCAATAAAGCCAAGGATATCAGCGGTTGGGTTGCTGACTCGACTGGCGTGAATACAGGAGGATGGGGGCTTACTCTCTCTGCTATGGATATGGCAAAGATAGGCCAGTTATACTTGGATGGCGGAATGTGGAATGGAAAACAAATTGTTTCAGTGAAATGGATCAACGAGAGTATAAAAGAACATAGCCGATGGGAAAAACTCAATCTGTCCTATGGTTACTTGTGGTGGCTTATCGATGAGAAAGAGCATGCTTGTGCAGCTATGGGAGATGGAGGGAATGTGATTTATTTCAATACACAGAAAAAAATAATAATTTCCATTGCTTCTACGTTTGTAAAAAATGCAAAAGATAGATTGGAACTTATAAAGGAACATATTGAACCAATATTTGAGGATTGA